One segment of Takifugu rubripes chromosome 5, fTakRub1.2, whole genome shotgun sequence DNA contains the following:
- the cdc27 gene encoding cell division cycle protein 27 homolog isoform X2, translating to MTVLQEPVQAAVWQALNHYAYLDAVFLAERLYAEVRSEEALYLLATCYYRSGKPYKAYRLLKAHSCSSPQVRFLLAKCCVELSKLAEGEQVLIGGVLNKQKSQDDIITEFGESASFTLSLLGHIYCKTDRVAKGSECFQRSLTLNPFLWSPFQNLCHLGEKPDPEQVFRLSSIQNTSMVPPPPPVSPAQNTSHRLDTVLMETPQDTLELNRLNLESSNGKLSSDLSVSYIDSSLISPETGSLLSNTVSMASAASLIAKQNKPKSGRSLLGGPAALSPLTPSFGILPLEPSPGDPTYLQNYSSTMETQSTAPSKKAVSRISQSKSVFSQSGNSRDVLPVPFNQTQTTAPHTSSPQVLSPSMSGPPNVQPRRSSRLFTSASSTAKENSKKLKMKFPTKIPNRKTKCKSAKTSNSNNLNESLDILRLDPSLSLPDTKIPQYQRAAADSVMVLLRELGRGYLALCSYNCREAINILTSLPPQHYNTGWVLTHIGRAYFELAEYTQAERLFSEVRRIESYRVEGMEIYSTTLWHLQKDVALSALSKDLTDMDKNCPEAWCVAGNCFSLQREHDIAIKFFQRAIQVDPGFAYAYTLLGHEFVLTEELDRALACFRNAIRVNSRHYNAWYGLGMIYYKQEKFNLAEMHFKKALSINPQSSVLLCHIGVVQHALKKSDAALETLNRAIGIDPKNPLCKFHRASILFANDKYKAALQELEELKQIVPKESLVYFLIGKVYKKLGQTHLALMNFSWAMDLDPKGANNQIKEAIDKRYLPEDEAAEVDDSQDSSIMTDADDTQLHTAESDDVL from the exons TGAGGTCAGAAGAGGCGCTCTACCTGTTAGCAACATGTTACTACCGCTCTGGGAAACCCTATAAAGCTTACCGGCTGCTGAAGGCCCACAGCTGCTCCTCGCCACAGGTTCGCTTCCTGTTAGCCAAATGCTGCGTGGAATTAAGCAA actgGCTGAAGGAGAGCAGGTTTTGATTGGTGGAGTGCTGAACAAGCAAAAGAGccaggatgacatcatcacagagtTTGGAGAGTCGGCCTCCTTCACGCTGTCATTGCTGGGCCATATCTACTG TAAGACAGACCGCGTTGCTAAAGGCTCAGAGTGTTTCCAAAGGAGTTTAACTCTCAACCCCTTTCTCTGGTCACCTTTCCAGAACCTTTGTCACTTAG GAGAAAAGCCAGATCCAGAGCAGGTGTTCAGATTGTCATCTATACAGAACACTTCAATGgttccaccccctccacctgTCAGTCCTGCTCAGAACACCTCCCACCGTCTGGACACAGTCCTCATGGAAACACCGCAGGACACACTG gagtTGAACCGTTTGAATTTAGAATCTTCAAACGGGAAACTCTCATCAGATTTGTCAGTTTCCTACATTGACTCCTCCCTCATCTCACCTGAGACTGGCTCCTTACTGAGCAACACGGTCTCCATGGCCTCGGCTGCCTCCCTTATAGCCAAACAGAATAAGCCAAAAAGTGGACGCAGTTTACTTGGAGGACCTGCTGCTCTCAGCCCGTTAACTCCCAG TTTTGGCATCCTGCCCCTGGAGCCCAGCCCCGGAGACCCCACATATTTGCAGAACTATTCATCTACCATGGAAACACAATCTACAGCCCCCAGCAAGAAG GCCGTCTccaggatcagtcagtccaaaTCCGTCTTCAGTCAGAGTGGTAACAGCAGAGATGTTCTCCCCGTCCCTTTCAACCAAACACAGACCACAGCCCCTCACACCAG TTCCCCTCAGGTCCTTAGTCCCAGTATGTCTGGTCCTCCAAATGTCCAACCCAGAAGAAGCTCTAGATTATTTACAAGTGCAAGTTCTACAGCCAAG GAGAACAGTAAGAAGTTAAAAATGAAGTTTCCAACTAAGATCCCAAATAGAAAAACTAAATGTAAATCGGCAAAAACATCAAATAGCAACAACCTGAATGAAAGTCTGGACATCCTTCGACTGGATCCCAGTTTGAGTCTCCCAGACACCAAGATCCCCCAGTaccagagagctgctgcag acAGCGTGATGGTATTGCTCCGAGAACTGGGGCGTGGCTACCTGGCGCTCTGCTCGTACAACTGCAGAGAAGCTATCAACATCCTGACTTCGCTGCCACCTCAGCACTACAACACTGGCTGGGTCCTCACACACATTGGCAGAGCTTACTTTGAACTGGCTGAATACACACAG GCAGAGCGTCTGTTCAGTGAGGTTCGCAGGATCGAGTCGTACAGAGTTGAAGGAATGGAGATTTATTCAACCACTCTGTGGCACCTGCAGAAGGATGTTGCCCTGTCTGCTCTGTCCAAAGACCTGACCGACATGGACAAGAACTGTCCTGAG GCTTGGTGTGTCGCAGGAAACTGTTTCAGCCTTCAGAGGGAGCATGATATTGCCATCAAGTTCTTCCAGAGAGCAATCCAG GTGGACCCAGGCTTTGCTTATGCTTACACTCTGCTGGGTCACGAGTTTGTTCTGACAGAGGAGTTGGACAGAGCACTTGCCTGCTTTCGAAACGCCATCAGAGTAAACAGCAGACACTATAATGCCTG gtATGGTCTAGGGATGATTTACTACAAACAGGAGAAGTTCAACTTGGCAGAGATGCACTTTAAAAAAGCTCTAAGTATTAACCCTCAGAGTTCGGTGCTTCTTTGTCACATCGGAGTG GTCCAGCATGCCTTGAAGAAGTCTGATGCAGCTTTGGAGACCCTAAACAGGGCAATAGGAATTGACCCAAAAAACCCACTCTGCAAGTTTCATCGAGCATCTATACTCTTTGCCAATGACAAATACAAG GCAGCTCTTCAAGAGTTGGAAGAGCTGAAGCAGATTGTTCCCAAAGAGTCTTTGGTTTACTTCCTTATAGgaaag GTATATAAGAAGTTGGGCCAGACTCATTTGGCTTTGATGAACTTCAGCTGGGCGATGGATCTGGATCCGAAAGGAGCAAATAACCAGATCAAAGAAGCCATTGATAAGAGATACTTgccagaagatgaag cggctgaggtggacGACAGCCAGGACAGCAGTATCATGACAGATGCTGATGACACGCAGCTCCACACAGCTGAGAGTGATGATGTTCTTTAG
- the cdc27 gene encoding cell division cycle protein 27 homolog isoform X1, giving the protein MTVLQEPVQAAVWQALNHYAYLDAVFLAERLYAEVRSEEALYLLATCYYRSGKPYKAYRLLKAHSCSSPQVRFLLAKCCVELSKLAEGEQVLIGGVLNKQKSQDDIITEFGESASFTLSLLGHIYCKTDRVAKGSECFQRSLTLNPFLWSPFQNLCHLGEKPDPEQVFRLSSIQNTSMVPPPPPVSPAQNTSHRLDTVLMETPQDTLELNRLNLESSNGKLSSDLSVSYIDSSLISPETGSLLSNTVSMASAASLIAKQNKPKSGRSLLGGPAALSPLTPSFGILPLEPSPGDPTYLQNYSSTMETQSTAPSKKAVSRISQSKSVFSQSGNSRDVLPVPFNQTQTTAPHTSSSPQVLSPSMSGPPNVQPRRSSRLFTSASSTAKENSKKLKMKFPTKIPNRKTKCKSAKTSNSNNLNESLDILRLDPSLSLPDTKIPQYQRAAADSVMVLLRELGRGYLALCSYNCREAINILTSLPPQHYNTGWVLTHIGRAYFELAEYTQAERLFSEVRRIESYRVEGMEIYSTTLWHLQKDVALSALSKDLTDMDKNCPEAWCVAGNCFSLQREHDIAIKFFQRAIQVDPGFAYAYTLLGHEFVLTEELDRALACFRNAIRVNSRHYNAWYGLGMIYYKQEKFNLAEMHFKKALSINPQSSVLLCHIGVVQHALKKSDAALETLNRAIGIDPKNPLCKFHRASILFANDKYKAALQELEELKQIVPKESLVYFLIGKVYKKLGQTHLALMNFSWAMDLDPKGANNQIKEAIDKRYLPEDEAAEVDDSQDSSIMTDADDTQLHTAESDDVL; this is encoded by the exons TGAGGTCAGAAGAGGCGCTCTACCTGTTAGCAACATGTTACTACCGCTCTGGGAAACCCTATAAAGCTTACCGGCTGCTGAAGGCCCACAGCTGCTCCTCGCCACAGGTTCGCTTCCTGTTAGCCAAATGCTGCGTGGAATTAAGCAA actgGCTGAAGGAGAGCAGGTTTTGATTGGTGGAGTGCTGAACAAGCAAAAGAGccaggatgacatcatcacagagtTTGGAGAGTCGGCCTCCTTCACGCTGTCATTGCTGGGCCATATCTACTG TAAGACAGACCGCGTTGCTAAAGGCTCAGAGTGTTTCCAAAGGAGTTTAACTCTCAACCCCTTTCTCTGGTCACCTTTCCAGAACCTTTGTCACTTAG GAGAAAAGCCAGATCCAGAGCAGGTGTTCAGATTGTCATCTATACAGAACACTTCAATGgttccaccccctccacctgTCAGTCCTGCTCAGAACACCTCCCACCGTCTGGACACAGTCCTCATGGAAACACCGCAGGACACACTG gagtTGAACCGTTTGAATTTAGAATCTTCAAACGGGAAACTCTCATCAGATTTGTCAGTTTCCTACATTGACTCCTCCCTCATCTCACCTGAGACTGGCTCCTTACTGAGCAACACGGTCTCCATGGCCTCGGCTGCCTCCCTTATAGCCAAACAGAATAAGCCAAAAAGTGGACGCAGTTTACTTGGAGGACCTGCTGCTCTCAGCCCGTTAACTCCCAG TTTTGGCATCCTGCCCCTGGAGCCCAGCCCCGGAGACCCCACATATTTGCAGAACTATTCATCTACCATGGAAACACAATCTACAGCCCCCAGCAAGAAG GCCGTCTccaggatcagtcagtccaaaTCCGTCTTCAGTCAGAGTGGTAACAGCAGAGATGTTCTCCCCGTCCCTTTCAACCAAACACAGACCACAGCCCCTCACACCAG TAGTTCCCCTCAGGTCCTTAGTCCCAGTATGTCTGGTCCTCCAAATGTCCAACCCAGAAGAAGCTCTAGATTATTTACAAGTGCAAGTTCTACAGCCAAG GAGAACAGTAAGAAGTTAAAAATGAAGTTTCCAACTAAGATCCCAAATAGAAAAACTAAATGTAAATCGGCAAAAACATCAAATAGCAACAACCTGAATGAAAGTCTGGACATCCTTCGACTGGATCCCAGTTTGAGTCTCCCAGACACCAAGATCCCCCAGTaccagagagctgctgcag acAGCGTGATGGTATTGCTCCGAGAACTGGGGCGTGGCTACCTGGCGCTCTGCTCGTACAACTGCAGAGAAGCTATCAACATCCTGACTTCGCTGCCACCTCAGCACTACAACACTGGCTGGGTCCTCACACACATTGGCAGAGCTTACTTTGAACTGGCTGAATACACACAG GCAGAGCGTCTGTTCAGTGAGGTTCGCAGGATCGAGTCGTACAGAGTTGAAGGAATGGAGATTTATTCAACCACTCTGTGGCACCTGCAGAAGGATGTTGCCCTGTCTGCTCTGTCCAAAGACCTGACCGACATGGACAAGAACTGTCCTGAG GCTTGGTGTGTCGCAGGAAACTGTTTCAGCCTTCAGAGGGAGCATGATATTGCCATCAAGTTCTTCCAGAGAGCAATCCAG GTGGACCCAGGCTTTGCTTATGCTTACACTCTGCTGGGTCACGAGTTTGTTCTGACAGAGGAGTTGGACAGAGCACTTGCCTGCTTTCGAAACGCCATCAGAGTAAACAGCAGACACTATAATGCCTG gtATGGTCTAGGGATGATTTACTACAAACAGGAGAAGTTCAACTTGGCAGAGATGCACTTTAAAAAAGCTCTAAGTATTAACCCTCAGAGTTCGGTGCTTCTTTGTCACATCGGAGTG GTCCAGCATGCCTTGAAGAAGTCTGATGCAGCTTTGGAGACCCTAAACAGGGCAATAGGAATTGACCCAAAAAACCCACTCTGCAAGTTTCATCGAGCATCTATACTCTTTGCCAATGACAAATACAAG GCAGCTCTTCAAGAGTTGGAAGAGCTGAAGCAGATTGTTCCCAAAGAGTCTTTGGTTTACTTCCTTATAGgaaag GTATATAAGAAGTTGGGCCAGACTCATTTGGCTTTGATGAACTTCAGCTGGGCGATGGATCTGGATCCGAAAGGAGCAAATAACCAGATCAAAGAAGCCATTGATAAGAGATACTTgccagaagatgaag cggctgaggtggacGACAGCCAGGACAGCAGTATCATGACAGATGCTGATGACACGCAGCTCCACACAGCTGAGAGTGATGATGTTCTTTAG